From Pan troglodytes isolate AG18354 chromosome 9, NHGRI_mPanTro3-v2.0_pri, whole genome shotgun sequence, the proteins below share one genomic window:
- the DDI1 gene encoding protein DDI1 homolog 1 — MLITVYCVRRDLSEVAFSLQVSPDFELRNFKVLCEAESRVPVEEIQIIHMERLLIDDHCSLGSYGLKDGDIVVLLQKDNVGPRAPGRAPNQPRVDFSGIAVPGTSSSRPQHPGQQQQRTPAAQRSQGLASGETVAGLQDLGSPALIRSMLLSNPHDLSLLKERNPPLAEALLSGSLETFSQVLMEQQREKALREQERLRLYTADPLDREAQAKIEEEIRQQNIEENMNIAIEEAPESFGQVTMLYINCKVNGHPLKAFVDSGAQMTIMSQACAERCNIMRLVDRRWAGVAKGVGTQRIIGRVHLAQIQIEGDFLQCSFSILEDQPMDMLLGLDMLRRHQCSIDLKKNVLVIGTTGTQTYFLPEGELPLCSRMVSGQDESSDKEITHSVMDSG; from the coding sequence ATGCTGATCACCGTGTACTGCGTGCGGAGGGACCTCTCCGAGGTCGCCTTCTCTCTCCAGGTCAGCCCCGACTTTGAGCTCCGAAACTTCAAGGTCCTCTGCGAGGCGGAGTCCAGAGTCCCTGTCGAAGAGATCCAGATCATCCACATGGAGCGACTCCTCATCGACGACCACTGTTCCCTGGGCTCCTACGGCCTCAAAGATGGCGATATCGTGGTTTTACTGCAGAAGGACAATGTGGGACCTCGGGCTCCAGGGCGTGCCCCGAACCAGCCTCGTGTAGACTTCAGTGGCATTGCGGTGCCTGGGACGTCCAGCTCCCGTCCACAGCACCCTGGACAGCAGCAGCAGCGCACACCCGCTGCCCAGCGGTCACAGGGCTTGGCGTCAGGAGAGACGGTGGCCGGCCTGCAAGATCTGGGCAGCCCCGCCCTGATCCGCAGCATGCTGCTCTCCAACCCCCACGATCTGTCCCTGCTCAAGGAACGCAACCCTCCCTTGGCGGAAGCCCTGCTCAGCGGAAGCCTTGAGACCTTTTCTCAGGTGCTGATGGAGCAGCAAAGGGAAAAGGCcttgagagagcaagagaggcTTCGTCTATACACGGCCGACCCACTGGATCGGGAAGCTCAGGCCAAAATAGAAGAGGAAATCCGGCAGCAAAACATTGAAGAAAACATGAATATAGCGATAGAAGAGGCCCCCGAGAGTTTTGGACAAGTGACGATGCTCTACATTAACTGCAAAGTGAATGGGCATCCTTTGAAGGCTTTTGTTGACTCGGGCGCCCAGATGACCATTATGAGCCAGGCTTGTGCCGAGCGATGTAACATCATGAGGCTGGTGGACCGACGGTGGGCTGGGGTTGCTAAAGGAGTGGGCACACAGAGAATTATTGGCCGTGTTCACCTAGCCCAGATTCAAATTGAAGGTGATTTCTTACAGTGCTCTTTCTCCATACTTGAGGATCAACCCATGGATATGCTTCTAGGCCTAGATATGCTCCGGAGACATCAATGTTCCATCGATTTGAAGAAAAATGTGCTGGTCATCGGCACCACTGGCACGCAGACTTATTTTCTTCCTGAGGGAGAGTTACCCTTATGCTCTAGGATGGTAAGTGGGCAAGATGAGTCTTCGGACAAGGAAATTACACATTCGGTCATGGATTCAGGATGA